A genomic segment from Janibacter sp. DB-40 encodes:
- the tkt gene encoding transketolase, whose product MATKAGWSDLDVRAVDTGRVLAADAVQKCGSGHPGTAMSLSPAAYLLYQQVMTHDPSDPTWLGRDRFVLSVGHSSLTQYIQLFLSGYGMELSDLDALRTWGSLTPGHPEVHHTPGVEITTGPLGSGFASAVGMAMAQRRQRGMFDPDAAPGTSPFDHTIWCLASDGDLQEGVSSEGSSLAGHQELGNLNVIYDANQISIEDDTDISFSEDVGARYRAYGWHVIDVDWRRTGDGSAYVEDVDALLDACTAAKENTSAPTMIVLHTIIGWPAPTKQDSGAAHGAALGEDEVAATKELLGFDTTVDFPVEEAVLEHTRAVVTRGQSAHAEWDERMAAWRSSNPERAALLDRVVDARVPEGLDEALPTFEASEKGMATRKASGEVLTALADVMPELWGGSADLAGSNNTTMEGQPSFVPKGKQTESWSGNEYGRTLHFGIREHGMGMAMNGIALEGLTRVYGGTFLVFSDYMRPAVRLASLQQLPVTYVWTHDSIGLGEDGPTHQPIEHLAALRAIPGLDVVRPGDANEVSVCWGQVLKNTSTAALALSRQGTPVIDRDEFAPAAGAAKGAYVLAESSTDVPEVVLVATGTEVAVALAARATLEEAGTGTRVVSMPCREWFDQQPREYRDEVLPPAVRARVSVEAATPFGWREIVGDAGESVGIDHFGASADHATLYEKFGITPEAVVSAARTSIDNVKG is encoded by the coding sequence ATCGCAACCAAGGCGGGGTGGAGCGACCTGGACGTGCGCGCGGTCGACACCGGCCGGGTCCTGGCGGCGGATGCGGTGCAGAAGTGCGGCAGCGGTCACCCCGGGACCGCCATGAGCCTCTCCCCCGCCGCCTACCTGCTCTACCAGCAGGTGATGACGCACGACCCGAGCGACCCGACGTGGCTGGGCCGCGACCGCTTCGTGCTCTCGGTGGGCCACTCCTCGCTGACCCAGTACATCCAGCTCTTCCTCTCCGGCTACGGCATGGAGCTGAGCGACCTCGATGCGCTGCGCACGTGGGGCTCGCTCACGCCCGGCCACCCCGAGGTGCACCACACCCCCGGTGTGGAGATCACGACCGGCCCGCTCGGCTCCGGCTTCGCCTCCGCGGTGGGCATGGCCATGGCCCAGCGCCGCCAGCGCGGGATGTTCGACCCGGACGCGGCGCCGGGCACCTCCCCCTTCGACCACACCATCTGGTGCCTCGCCTCCGACGGTGACCTCCAGGAGGGGGTCTCCTCCGAGGGGAGCTCGCTCGCCGGGCACCAGGAGCTGGGCAACCTCAACGTCATCTACGACGCCAACCAGATCTCCATCGAGGACGACACCGACATCTCCTTCAGCGAGGACGTCGGCGCCCGCTACCGCGCCTACGGCTGGCACGTCATCGACGTCGACTGGCGCAGGACGGGAGACGGCTCCGCCTACGTCGAGGACGTCGACGCGCTCCTCGACGCGTGCACCGCCGCGAAGGAGAACACCTCCGCGCCCACGATGATCGTGCTGCACACGATCATCGGCTGGCCGGCCCCGACCAAGCAGGACTCCGGGGCCGCCCACGGCGCGGCCCTCGGCGAGGACGAGGTCGCGGCGACCAAGGAGCTGCTGGGCTTCGACACGACGGTGGACTTCCCCGTCGAGGAGGCCGTCCTCGAGCACACCCGCGCGGTCGTCACCCGCGGCCAGAGCGCCCACGCCGAGTGGGACGAGCGCATGGCCGCCTGGCGGTCGAGCAACCCCGAGCGTGCGGCGCTGCTCGACCGCGTCGTCGACGCCCGGGTCCCCGAGGGTCTCGACGAGGCCCTGCCGACCTTCGAGGCCTCCGAGAAGGGCATGGCCACGCGCAAGGCCTCCGGCGAGGTCCTCACCGCCCTCGCCGACGTCATGCCGGAGCTGTGGGGCGGCTCCGCCGACCTCGCCGGCTCCAACAACACGACGATGGAGGGGCAGCCCTCCTTCGTCCCCAAGGGCAAGCAGACCGAGTCCTGGTCCGGCAACGAGTACGGCCGCACCCTGCACTTCGGGATCCGTGAGCACGGCATGGGCATGGCGATGAACGGCATCGCCCTCGAGGGCCTGACCCGCGTCTACGGCGGCACCTTCCTCGTCTTCTCCGACTACATGCGCCCGGCCGTGCGCCTGGCCTCCCTCCAGCAGCTGCCGGTGACGTACGTGTGGACCCACGACTCCATCGGCCTCGGTGAGGACGGCCCGACGCACCAGCCGATCGAGCACCTCGCCGCCCTGCGCGCCATCCCGGGCCTCGACGTCGTCCGACCGGGCGACGCGAACGAGGTGAGCGTCTGCTGGGGCCAGGTCCTGAAGAACACCTCCACCGCGGCCCTGGCCCTCTCCCGCCAGGGGACGCCGGTCATCGACCGCGACGAGTTCGCTCCGGCGGCCGGCGCGGCGAAGGGCGCCTACGTCCTGGCGGAGTCCAGCACCGACGTGCCCGAGGTCGTCCTCGTCGCCACCGGAACCGAGGTCGCCGTGGCCCTGGCCGCCCGCGCAACGCTCGAGGAGGCGGGCACCGGGACCCGGGTGGTCTCCATGCCCTGCCGTGAGTGGTTCGACCAGCAGCCGAGGGAGTACCGCGACGAGGTCCTGCCGCCCGCCGTCCGAGCCCGCGTCTCCGTCGAGGCCGCGACCCCCTTCGGCTGGCGCGAGATCGTCGGTGATGCCGGCGAGAGCGTGGGGATCGACCACTTCGGTGCCTCCGCGGACCACGCGACCCTCTACGAGAAGTTCGGCATCACGCCCGAGGCCGTCGTCTCGGCGGCCCGGACGTCCATCGACAACGTGAAGGGATGA
- the tal gene encoding transaldolase: MAGDLPTKPAPVEALYRAGVSVWLDDLSRERLRSGNLQELIDTKGIVGVTTNPSIFQAALAEGDAYDEQLNALAAEGKSVDEVVFALTTDDVREACDAFRTIHEVTDGVDGRVSIEVDPRLAHDADETVTVASQLAETVDRPQVFIKIPATEAGLPAITKTLAAGISVNVTLIFSLERYRAVMNAFIEGLEQALEAGRDLSTIHSVASFFVSRVDAKVDGQLAEIGTEEALALRGRAGLANARLAYQAYEEVFSTPRWQRLEDEGGRRQRPLWASTGVKDPEYPDTLYVTELVADNTVNTMPEKTLDATIDHGTVTGDSITGSYAEAQEVLDALAGLGISYTEVTATLETEGVEKFEKAWEELLDGVRAELGKAAAR, translated from the coding sequence ATGGCTGGAGATCTCCCGACCAAGCCCGCCCCGGTCGAGGCCCTCTACCGCGCAGGGGTGTCGGTCTGGCTCGATGACCTCAGCCGCGAGCGGCTCCGCTCGGGCAACCTGCAGGAACTCATCGACACCAAGGGCATCGTCGGTGTCACGACGAACCCCTCGATCTTCCAGGCCGCCCTCGCCGAGGGTGACGCCTACGACGAGCAGCTCAACGCGCTCGCCGCCGAGGGCAAGAGCGTCGACGAGGTCGTCTTCGCCCTGACGACCGACGACGTGCGCGAGGCCTGTGACGCCTTCCGGACGATCCACGAGGTCACCGACGGCGTCGACGGTCGCGTCTCGATCGAGGTCGACCCGCGCCTGGCGCACGACGCCGACGAGACCGTCACGGTCGCGAGCCAGCTGGCCGAGACCGTCGACCGGCCGCAGGTCTTCATCAAGATCCCGGCGACCGAGGCCGGTCTGCCCGCGATCACCAAGACGCTCGCGGCCGGCATCAGCGTCAACGTCACGTTGATCTTCAGCCTCGAGCGCTACCGCGCGGTGATGAACGCCTTCATCGAGGGCCTCGAGCAGGCGCTCGAGGCGGGCAGGGACCTGTCGACGATCCACTCGGTCGCCTCGTTCTTCGTCTCCCGGGTCGACGCGAAGGTCGACGGCCAGCTCGCGGAGATCGGAACCGAGGAGGCGCTGGCCCTGCGGGGCCGGGCCGGCCTGGCCAACGCCCGCTTGGCGTACCAGGCCTACGAGGAGGTCTTCTCCACGCCCCGGTGGCAGCGCCTCGAGGACGAAGGGGGACGCCGCCAGCGTCCGCTGTGGGCCTCCACCGGCGTGAAGGACCCCGAGTACCCGGACACGCTGTACGTGACCGAGCTCGTCGCCGACAACACCGTCAACACGATGCCGGAGAAGACGCTCGACGCGACGATCGACCACGGCACGGTCACCGGTGACTCCATCACCGGCTCCTACGCGGAGGCCCAGGAGGTCCTCGACGCCCTCGCGGGCCTGGGCATCAGCTACACCGAGGTCACCGCCACCCTCGAGACCGAGGGCGTCGAGAAGTTCGAGAAGGCCTGGGAGGAGCTGCTCGACGGCGTGCGCGCCGAGCTCGGCAAGGCGGCCGCCCGGTGA
- a CDS encoding glucose-6-phosphate isomerase: MTSLAVLASGAAADAVGTHVPELVSDRVASRLFDGDATLWGEAAQEEAAKRLAWVGLGRTSRHLVGEIGAVREELREQGVDRIVLCGMGGSSLAPEVICATAGVPLTVLDSSHPDVVRAAATDLARTAVVVSSKSGSTVETDSQRRVFEEAFTAAGIDAASRIVVVTDPGSPLEEDARSKGQRVVTADPDVGGRYSALTAFGLVPSGLAGVDVEELLDDAEAVTDLLAEDDEANPGLRLGAAIAGTHPLRDKLYLVDHGTTVRGLGDWVEQLIAESTGKQERGLLPVVLDAPGRTELPDDATLCRLVEVGEDDRPAPTAAASTLDVGGSLGAQFLLWEVATAVAGRLLGINPFDQPDVESAKQAARDLMSQSAATGTEADAVDGPVEIRHLGGDWLGGADTIESALEALLAQLDPEHGYVAVMAYLDREADAPFAEAVDALAARVQRPSTLGWGPRFLHSTGQYHKGGPRTGVYLQITGAPEEDLPVPGRDFTLGEFIAAQAGGDAAVLADHGRPVLRLHLTDHDRGLAAVDAALRGGRA, from the coding sequence GTGACCAGCCTGGCCGTCCTCGCCTCGGGTGCCGCCGCGGACGCGGTGGGCACCCACGTGCCCGAGCTGGTGTCGGACCGGGTGGCCAGTCGACTCTTCGACGGTGATGCCACGCTCTGGGGAGAGGCGGCGCAGGAGGAGGCGGCCAAGCGCCTGGCCTGGGTCGGCCTCGGCCGCACCTCGCGACACCTCGTCGGTGAGATCGGTGCCGTGCGTGAGGAGCTGCGTGAGCAGGGCGTCGACCGGATCGTCCTCTGCGGCATGGGCGGCAGCTCCCTGGCGCCGGAGGTCATCTGCGCCACGGCCGGTGTCCCGCTGACCGTCCTGGACTCCAGCCACCCCGACGTCGTGCGCGCCGCCGCGACCGACCTGGCCCGCACGGCCGTCGTCGTCTCGAGCAAGTCCGGGTCGACGGTGGAGACCGACAGCCAGCGACGGGTCTTCGAGGAGGCCTTCACCGCCGCGGGGATCGATGCGGCCAGCCGGATCGTCGTCGTGACCGACCCGGGCAGCCCGCTCGAGGAGGACGCCCGCAGCAAGGGCCAGCGGGTCGTGACCGCAGACCCCGACGTCGGTGGCCGGTACTCCGCCCTGACCGCCTTCGGCCTCGTCCCCTCCGGGCTGGCCGGCGTGGACGTCGAGGAGCTGCTCGACGACGCCGAGGCGGTCACCGACCTGCTCGCCGAGGACGACGAGGCCAACCCCGGGCTGCGCCTCGGTGCGGCCATCGCCGGCACGCACCCCTTGCGCGACAAGCTCTACCTCGTCGACCACGGCACGACGGTCCGCGGCCTGGGTGACTGGGTCGAGCAGCTGATCGCCGAGTCCACCGGCAAGCAGGAGCGCGGTCTCCTCCCGGTCGTCCTCGACGCACCCGGGCGGACCGAGCTGCCGGACGACGCGACCCTGTGCCGACTCGTCGAGGTCGGCGAGGACGACCGGCCCGCCCCGACGGCCGCCGCCTCCACGCTCGATGTCGGTGGTTCCCTCGGCGCGCAGTTCCTGCTGTGGGAGGTTGCCACGGCCGTGGCCGGTCGACTGCTCGGGATCAACCCCTTCGACCAGCCCGACGTCGAGAGCGCCAAGCAGGCCGCGCGTGACCTCATGTCCCAGTCCGCGGCGACCGGCACCGAGGCCGACGCCGTGGACGGCCCGGTGGAGATCCGCCACCTCGGTGGCGACTGGCTCGGCGGGGCGGACACGATCGAGTCCGCCCTCGAGGCCCTGCTCGCGCAGCTCGACCCCGAGCACGGGTACGTCGCCGTCATGGCCTACCTCGACCGGGAGGCCGATGCCCCCTTCGCCGAGGCGGTCGATGCCCTGGCCGCCCGCGTGCAGCGGCCGAGCACCCTCGGGTGGGGCCCCCGCTTCCTGCACTCGACCGGGCAGTACCACAAGGGAGGTCCCCGCACCGGCGTCTACCTGCAGATCACCGGCGCACCCGAGGAGGACCTGCCCGTCCCCGGTCGCGATTTCACGCTCGGTGAGTTCATCGCCGCCCAGGCCGGCGGCGACGCCGCCGTCCTCGCCGACCACGGGCGTCCGGTCCTCCGGCTGCACCTGACCGACCACGATCGCGGACTGGCCGCGGTCGACGCCGCCCTGCGAGGGGGCCGCGCATGA
- the zwf gene encoding glucose-6-phosphate dehydrogenase: protein MSPVPVTAESNPLRDPRDKRLPRIAGPCSLVLFGVTGDLARKKLLPAIYDLANRGLLPPGFSLVGFARRDWADQDFGKVVYDAVREHARTPFREEVWRSLSEGFRFVPGDFDDDAAFDLLAQTVRDLDQERGTGGNHAFYLSIPPDFFSVVCEQLQRSGLATPEDDSWRRVVIEKPFGHDLESAQELNAIVEAVFPPDSIFRIDHYLGKETVQNLLALRFANQMFEPVWNSHYVDHVQITMAEDIGIGGRAGYYDDVGAARDVIQNHLLQLLALTAMEEPTSFAAGALRMEKEKILAAVRVPDDLGAATVRGQYTAGWQGGEKVRGYRQEKGVADGSTTETYAAMRLDIETRRWAGVPFYLRTGKRLGRRVTEIAVVFARAPHLPFTDTETEELGQNAVVIRVQPDEGVTMRFGAKVPGNQMEVRDVTMDFGYGRAFTESSPEAYERLILDVLLGDPPLFPRHEEVELSWKILDPIEEFWAKQDTVEEYPAGTWGPDAADTMMHRDGRTWRLP, encoded by the coding sequence ATGAGTCCCGTCCCCGTCACGGCCGAGAGCAATCCGCTGCGGGACCCGCGGGACAAGCGCCTGCCCCGCATCGCCGGCCCGTGCAGCCTCGTCCTCTTCGGCGTCACCGGGGACCTGGCCCGCAAGAAGCTGCTGCCGGCGATCTACGACCTGGCCAATCGCGGTCTGCTGCCGCCGGGCTTCTCGCTCGTCGGCTTCGCCCGCCGCGACTGGGCCGACCAGGACTTCGGCAAGGTCGTCTACGACGCGGTGCGCGAGCACGCCCGCACCCCGTTCCGCGAGGAGGTCTGGCGCTCGCTCTCGGAGGGCTTCCGATTCGTCCCCGGGGACTTCGACGACGACGCCGCCTTCGACCTGCTCGCACAGACCGTGCGCGACCTCGACCAGGAGCGCGGCACGGGCGGCAACCACGCCTTCTACCTGTCCATCCCCCCGGACTTCTTCTCCGTGGTCTGCGAGCAGCTCCAGCGCAGCGGGCTGGCCACCCCGGAGGACGACTCGTGGCGGCGCGTCGTCATCGAGAAGCCCTTCGGCCACGACCTCGAGAGCGCCCAGGAGCTCAACGCCATCGTGGAGGCGGTCTTCCCCCCGGACTCGATCTTCCGCATCGACCACTACCTGGGCAAGGAGACCGTCCAGAACCTGCTCGCGCTGCGCTTCGCGAACCAGATGTTCGAGCCGGTCTGGAACAGCCACTACGTCGACCACGTGCAGATCACCATGGCCGAGGACATCGGCATCGGTGGGCGCGCCGGGTACTACGACGACGTGGGCGCCGCACGCGATGTCATCCAGAACCACCTGCTCCAGCTCCTGGCCCTCACCGCCATGGAGGAGCCCACGAGCTTCGCCGCCGGAGCCCTGCGGATGGAGAAGGAGAAGATCCTGGCGGCCGTGCGCGTCCCCGACGACCTCGGCGCCGCCACCGTCCGCGGCCAGTACACCGCCGGCTGGCAGGGCGGTGAGAAGGTCCGGGGCTACCGCCAGGAGAAGGGGGTCGCCGACGGGTCGACCACCGAGACCTACGCGGCCATGCGACTGGACATCGAGACCCGCCGGTGGGCCGGGGTCCCCTTCTACCTGCGGACCGGCAAGCGCCTCGGCCGACGAGTCACGGAGATCGCCGTCGTCTTCGCGCGGGCCCCCCACCTGCCCTTCACGGACACCGAGACCGAGGAGCTCGGCCAGAACGCCGTGGTCATCCGCGTGCAGCCCGACGAGGGCGTGACCATGCGCTTCGGCGCGAAGGTCCCGGGGAACCAGATGGAGGTGCGCGACGTGACGATGGACTTCGGTTACGGACGCGCCTTCACCGAGTCCAGCCCGGAGGCCTACGAGCGGCTGATCCTCGACGTGCTCCTCGGGGACCCGCCGCTCTTCCCCCGGCACGAGGAGGTCGAGCTCTCCTGGAAGATCCTCGACCCGATCGAGGAGTTCTGGGCCAAGCAGGACACCGTCGAGGAGTACCCAGCAGGAACCTGGGGCCCGGACGCCGCCGACACGATGATGCATCGGGACGGACGCACCTGGAGGCTGCCGTGA
- a CDS encoding glucose-6-phosphate dehydrogenase assembly protein OpcA — protein sequence MIVDLPAASTAQVAQRLIEIREDVGAMALSRVLTLVLVVPEEDAEEALAVANTASHQHPARIVCVILSNARGKARLDAQLRVGGDAGASEVVVLRLYGELVGHARSVVTPLVLPDSPVVAWWPTEAPKDPGTDPVGAMAQRRITDSAASTGSITTTLRRLARTYTAGDTDLAWSRITLWRGLLATTLDRPPFDPVTAATVVGAQDSPSADLLAGWLRARLRCPVSLVRSRTGSGVVSVRLHRDSGPIDLVRPLQGDTAALDQPGQPRRAIAMAPGRMPSASPTSCVDSTPTRSTRRP from the coding sequence GTGATCGTCGACCTTCCCGCCGCGAGCACGGCACAGGTGGCCCAGCGGCTGATCGAGATCCGTGAGGACGTCGGCGCGATGGCCCTCAGCCGGGTGCTCACGCTCGTCCTCGTCGTGCCGGAGGAGGACGCCGAGGAGGCGCTCGCCGTGGCCAACACCGCCAGCCACCAGCACCCCGCCCGGATCGTGTGCGTGATCCTGTCCAATGCCCGCGGCAAGGCACGCCTGGACGCGCAGCTGCGGGTCGGCGGTGATGCGGGCGCCTCGGAGGTCGTCGTGCTGCGTCTGTACGGCGAGCTCGTGGGGCACGCCCGCAGCGTCGTGACACCACTCGTCCTGCCCGACTCCCCCGTCGTCGCCTGGTGGCCGACCGAGGCACCCAAGGACCCCGGGACCGACCCCGTCGGCGCGATGGCACAGCGCCGCATCACCGACAGTGCCGCCTCCACGGGATCCATCACCACCACGCTCAGGCGTCTGGCCCGCACCTACACCGCCGGCGACACCGATCTGGCGTGGAGCCGGATCACGCTCTGGCGTGGGCTGCTCGCCACGACCCTGGACCGGCCCCCCTTCGATCCGGTCACCGCCGCCACCGTCGTCGGTGCGCAGGACTCCCCGTCGGCCGACCTGCTGGCCGGCTGGCTGCGGGCCCGTCTGCGCTGCCCGGTCTCCCTCGTGCGCTCCCGGACCGGCAGCGGTGTCGTCAGCGTCCGGCTCCACCGCGACTCCGGCCCCATCGACCTGGTCCGGCCACTGCAGGGCGACACCGCGGCCCTCGACCAGCCGGGCCAGCCGCGGCGGGCCATCGCCATGGCCCCCGGTCGGATGCCGAGTGCCTCGCCGACGAGCTGCGTCGACTCGACGCCGACGAGGTCTACGAGGAGGCCCTGA
- the pgl gene encoding 6-phosphogluconolactonase, protein MTDPLLVIHPSPSRLVTITGGRLLTAVQDALAARGEAHVALTGGSMGSAVVAALADHPAHDAVDWSRVHFWWGDERYLPAGDAGRNDAQNDEAGLRSLVPDSQNVHRVPGPDEVDSAEEAARRYEEELRTHGSGSFDIVLLGVGPDGHIASLFPGHPVQQEASAIAVAVHDSPKPPPTRVTLTAECLSRSRQVWFVVSGEDKAAAVAKGVSGAPPAQDSTGLVRGQERTLWLVDEAAASDVEPVSG, encoded by the coding sequence ATGACCGACCCGCTGCTCGTCATCCATCCCAGCCCCAGTCGTCTGGTCACGATCACCGGCGGGCGCCTGCTCACCGCCGTCCAGGATGCCCTGGCAGCCCGTGGCGAGGCGCACGTCGCCCTCACCGGTGGGTCCATGGGCTCGGCCGTCGTCGCCGCGCTGGCGGACCACCCGGCCCACGACGCCGTGGACTGGTCGCGCGTGCACTTCTGGTGGGGCGACGAGAGGTACCTCCCGGCAGGAGACGCCGGGCGCAACGACGCCCAGAACGACGAGGCCGGGCTGCGGTCACTCGTCCCCGACTCGCAGAACGTCCACCGCGTCCCCGGGCCTGACGAGGTCGACTCCGCCGAGGAGGCCGCGCGCAGGTACGAGGAGGAGCTGCGGACCCACGGCAGCGGGTCCTTCGACATCGTGCTGCTCGGCGTCGGGCCGGACGGGCACATCGCCTCGCTCTTCCCCGGCCATCCGGTGCAGCAGGAGGCCTCGGCCATCGCCGTGGCGGTCCACGACTCCCCCAAGCCGCCGCCGACCCGGGTGACGCTCACGGCGGAGTGCCTCTCCCGGTCGCGTCAGGTGTGGTTCGTCGTCTCGGGCGAGGACAAGGCCGCGGCCGTGGCGAAGGGGGTGTCGGGCGCCCCTCCCGCGCAGGACAGCACGGGGCTGGTCCGTGGCCAGGAACGCACGCTGTGGCTCGTCGACGAGGCGGCCGCCTCGGACGTGGAGCCCGTCAGCGGATGA
- a CDS encoding RNA polymerase-binding protein RbpA, producing the protein MAGGNAIRGSRIGAGPMGEAERGEAAARGFVSYWCANGHEMTPSFSVDEGVEIPAEWVCKRCGLPAGRDKDNPPAAPTAEVYKTHLAYVKERRSDSEGEAILEERLGELRDRGLIR; encoded by the coding sequence ATGGCAGGTGGCAACGCAATCCGCGGCAGCCGCATCGGCGCCGGCCCGATGGGTGAGGCCGAGCGCGGCGAGGCCGCAGCACGCGGCTTCGTCTCCTACTGGTGCGCCAACGGCCACGAGATGACTCCGTCCTTCTCCGTCGACGAGGGCGTGGAGATCCCGGCCGAGTGGGTGTGCAAGCGCTGTGGCCTGCCCGCCGGTCGCGACAAGGACAACCCTCCGGCCGCCCCGACGGCCGAGGTCTACAAGACCCACCTGGCCTACGTGAAGGAGCGCCGCTCCGACTCCGAGGGCGAGGCCATCCTCGAGGAGCGGCTCGGCGAGCTGCGCGACCGCGGCCTCATCCGCTGA
- the secG gene encoding preprotein translocase subunit SecG gives MNAVRIGLQVILVITSLVQILLILMHKGKGGGLSDMFGGGMSASLGSSSVAERNLTRFTIVVGLVWFTSIVGLGLVDRFDA, from the coding sequence GTGAATGCCGTCCGCATCGGACTCCAGGTGATCCTCGTGATCACGAGCCTGGTCCAGATCCTGCTCATCCTCATGCACAAGGGCAAGGGTGGTGGCCTCTCCGACATGTTCGGTGGGGGCATGTCGGCGTCCCTGGGCAGCTCATCGGTCGCGGAGCGCAACCTCACCCGGTTCACGATCGTCGTGGGGCTGGTGTGGTTCACCTCGATCGTCGGTCTCGGTCTCGTCGACCGCTTCGACGCCTGA
- the tpiA gene encoding triose-phosphate isomerase, producing the protein MTSRKPLMAGNWKMNLDHLQGTHLVQKLDWTLRDGKHDYGAVEVVVLPPFTDLRSVQTLVEGDRLLMAYGAQDLSPHDSGAHTGDISGAFLSKLGCSYVVVGHSERREGHGETDDVVASKAVAAYRHGMVPIVCVGEGLEVRRTGGHVAHVVDQVRGSLEGITAEQAATVVVAYEPVWAIGTGEVATPEDAQEVCAAIRSTLAQMYSTETADAVRVLYGGSVKPGNVASIMAGADVDGALVGGASLAADDFASICRYQQHLTA; encoded by the coding sequence ATGACCAGCCGCAAGCCGCTCATGGCGGGCAACTGGAAGATGAACCTCGACCACCTGCAGGGCACCCACCTCGTGCAGAAGCTGGACTGGACCCTCCGCGACGGCAAGCACGACTACGGCGCCGTCGAGGTGGTCGTCCTGCCGCCCTTCACCGACCTGCGCTCGGTGCAGACGCTGGTCGAGGGTGACCGGTTGCTCATGGCCTACGGCGCCCAGGACCTCAGCCCGCACGACTCCGGTGCCCACACCGGCGACATCTCGGGGGCCTTCCTGTCCAAGCTCGGCTGCAGCTACGTCGTGGTGGGCCACAGTGAGCGGCGCGAGGGGCACGGTGAGACCGACGACGTCGTCGCGAGCAAGGCGGTCGCCGCCTACCGGCACGGCATGGTGCCGATCGTCTGCGTCGGCGAGGGGCTCGAGGTCCGCCGGACCGGGGGGCACGTCGCGCACGTCGTCGACCAGGTCAGGGGCAGCCTCGAGGGCATCACCGCGGAGCAGGCGGCCACCGTCGTCGTCGCGTACGAGCCGGTCTGGGCGATCGGGACCGGTGAGGTCGCGACCCCGGAGGACGCCCAGGAGGTGTGCGCGGCCATCCGCAGCACGCTGGCGCAGATGTACTCTACCGAGACTGCGGACGCGGTCCGCGTGCTCTACGGCGGATCGGTCAAGCCGGGCAACGTCGCCTCGATCATGGCCGGTGCCGATGTGGACGGAGCGCTCGTCGGAGGCGCCTCCCTCGCCGCCGACGACTTCGCCTCGATCTGCCGCTACCAGCAGCACCTCACCGCCTGA
- a CDS encoding phosphoglycerate kinase: MKTLADLGDLRGRRVLVRSDLNVPLDGQTITDDGRIRASLPTITRLVEEGARVVVCAHLGRPKGEPDPRYSLAPVAARLGELLGAEVAFATDTVGDSARETVAGLGDGQVAVLENLRFNAGETSKDEDERGAFADALASLADAYVSDGFGVVHRAQASVYDIVTRLPAVAGGLVETEVEVLRRLTSDPTRPYAVVLGGAKVSDKLGVIDNLLGTADRLLIGGGMVFTFLRAQGHEVGRSLLEEDQLEVVREYLERAERDGVEIILPTDVVAATDFAADAEHEVVAADAIPADRMGLDIGPDSGRLFAEKLLDCRTVFWNGPMGAFEMEPFAAGTASVARALADVTRAGALTVVGGGDSAAAVRRLGFADDDFSHISTGGGASLEYLEGKDLPGLSVLEQQEN; encoded by the coding sequence GTGAAGACCCTCGCTGACCTCGGCGACCTGCGCGGCCGGCGCGTGCTGGTCCGGTCCGACCTCAACGTCCCCCTGGACGGGCAGACCATCACCGACGACGGACGCATCAGGGCCTCGCTGCCGACGATCACCCGTCTGGTCGAGGAGGGAGCGCGCGTCGTCGTGTGCGCCCACCTCGGTCGGCCGAAGGGGGAGCCGGACCCGCGCTACTCGCTCGCCCCGGTCGCCGCGAGACTGGGGGAGCTGCTCGGTGCCGAGGTCGCCTTCGCCACTGACACCGTCGGCGACTCCGCGCGCGAGACCGTGGCCGGCCTCGGTGACGGCCAGGTCGCGGTGCTGGAGAACCTGCGCTTCAACGCAGGGGAGACGAGCAAGGACGAGGACGAGCGGGGAGCCTTCGCCGACGCCCTCGCCTCGCTCGCCGATGCCTACGTCTCCGACGGCTTCGGTGTCGTGCACCGGGCGCAGGCCTCCGTCTACGACATCGTGACCCGGCTCCCGGCTGTCGCGGGTGGCCTCGTGGAGACCGAGGTGGAGGTGCTGCGTCGCCTCACGAGCGACCCGACGCGGCCCTACGCCGTCGTCCTCGGCGGCGCCAAGGTCAGCGACAAGCTCGGGGTCATCGACAACCTCCTCGGGACGGCCGACCGCCTGCTCATCGGCGGTGGCATGGTCTTCACCTTCCTGCGCGCGCAGGGTCACGAGGTCGGCAGGAGCCTTCTCGAGGAGGACCAGCTCGAGGTCGTGCGCGAGTACCTCGAGCGCGCCGAGCGGGACGGCGTCGAGATCATCCTGCCGACCGACGTCGTCGCCGCGACCGACTTCGCGGCCGATGCCGAGCACGAGGTCGTGGCGGCCGACGCGATCCCCGCCGACCGGATGGGGTTGGACATCGGCCCCGATTCCGGTCGCCTCTTCGCCGAGAAGCTCCTGGACTGTCGCACCGTCTTCTGGAACGGCCCCATGGGCGCCTTCGAGATGGAGCCCTTCGCCGCCGGGACCGCGTCCGTCGCCCGGGCCCTGGCCGACGTGACCAGGGCGGGCGCGCTGACCGTCGTCGGCGGTGGCGACTCCGCCGCGGCCGTGCGCCGGCTCGGCTTCGCCGACGACGACTTCAGCCACATCAGCACCGGTGGTGGTGCCAGCCTCGAGTACCTCGAGGGCAAGGACCTCCCGGGGCTGTCCGTCCTCGAGCAGCAGGAGAACTGA